In Mycolicibacterium nivoides, the DNA window CGTCCCGCCACAATGTCGCGGGCCAACCTCCTCGCCACCCGCTCATGCAACCGTTCCTGTTCAATCACGTCGTCGTCCCAGGAAATCGACATTCGCCCTCCGAACCGGAAATCCGGCCATCAGATAGTATGAGTATATGTTCTTCAGTGAGGATTATAACGGAGCTTCATGCCCTGAACGGGCAGACATTGCCCTCGTGACGGGTTCGGCGGGCGGAATCGGGTCTGCGATCGTCGCTGAACTCAAACGTCGCGGGATGATCGTCATTGGCGCCGACCGCACCCCTGCGGGCAGTGGCAGCGAAGACCACTTCCTCTCAACAGATCTCGCAGAAGTCGAAGCCGACAGCTTGATCACGGCCTCCACCGACGCGTGCGGGACGGCGCCCCACGTGCTGGTCAACTGCGCCGGAGTGAGCATCGATGCTCCGGCCGAGACATTGAATCGGCAGCAACTCGAACGCGTTCTGGCCATCAATCTGATCGCGCCCATCGAACTCTCGATCGCCGCCGGCCGCCGGATGCTCGAAGACGGCTACGGCCGCATCGTGAACATAACGTCGATACACGGTCGCGCCGGAGCCATCGGATGCCTTCCTTACGACGCTTCCAAGGCCGGACTCGACAATGCCACGCGCACCCTTGCCGCCGAGTGGTCACGCCGCGGTGTTCTCGTGAATGCCGTCGCGCCAGGCTTCGTCCGCACCGCGATGTGCACCGACGAGCGGCTCTCACAGCCGTGGTTCACCGAAGGCTACGTCGCGAATGGCCGCCTGCCGTTGGGCCGCGCAGCACAGCCAGAAGAGATCGCAAAACCCGTCGCATGGCTATCAAGTCGCGAAAATACCTATGTCACAGGACAAGTGATCTACGCCGATGGTGGCCTATACAGCACATTCTGACCCAGTGTCCCGAGTCGTTGATTCGCTCTCATTTGTATCGCGAGGCACGGCGCCTCGACGTCTCACTGCAGCTCAGATCTGTGGCGAAACATTGAACGGGCGGCCACCTCGGTTTTCGCCGAGCACCTAGAATTGCTGTGCAGGTGACCATTTCGGAAACCCTGTCGACCCTGCCACGAGGCGATATCCGCCAAACACGGCTAGCCTCGACGCAGTCAGTTCTCGTCCTCAAGCCATTCGGCCGGAACGAGGCGGATGGCTCTGCGCCAGCGGTGTCTTACAGCCTCCCGGAACCACTACTCGTCTACGAGGTCAGGGTGGTCGCTCAGAATGATCTGTTGTCGTTTCCGGAACTGCGCCGGCAATGATGCTTCCCCTGACCTGCGGGTAATGCAAGTTCCATTTGATGTTGTGAGCGGATTCTTCCAATTGAAGACTGGCAAGATCGAAACCGCACAGATGTTCAGGGCACCGACAGAAGACCGACATACGACCGGGATCGGCTGGGGCGCAAGGCAAGCCTCCCTGGGTGTGCGTAAGGATCCGACTGCCCCGAACGGGGCGCCTCCGCTGTAGTGGAGAGACACCCCGCCGAGAGCGGGCACGAGGGTCTATACGGTGACGGGCGACTCCTGCGGAACCGGAATCTCGAAGGCGTTCAGCACCGCCGAGGCGCCGAGGTACGTGCTGGCCAGATTGACCAGATCGACGAGCCCCTCCCGTCCGAACGCGGCTTCGGCCGCGTAGTACAGCTCATCGCTGACTCGGTAGGTCGACACCAGTTCCTGTACGAACTGGGCGGCAATCAGCTCATCGCCACTGAGCCCGACCGGAGCCTGACCGCTGCCCAGCGAAACGATTGCCTCCTCCGGCAGGCCCGCGAGCCGGGCCACCTTCGAATGCGACCAGACCTCATAGTCCGAACCCCAGAGCCCGCCGACCGACAGGATGACAACCTCTTTCACCCGGGCGGACAGCGTCGAAGATGCGAACGTGTTGCCCACATCGAACTGCGCTCCGCCAATGACGGGGTTATACAGATAGGCGTTCAACGGACCGATCAAATGCCCATCTGGTGTCACCAGCTCGATACCCGTCGCCTGCTGGATCGGTAATGCGAGGGCCTTGATCCGCGCCGCAAGCTCGAGCTGGGCCGGTGTGGCGGTAGCCAGATCCAGCAACGGCAACCTGCCGCCCAACCCGTTCGGGCCGTCCGGTGACGGCGGCGTGGCGGGCGCCGGCGTCGGCAGCACCGCGGGCGCCGCCGGATTCGGTCCACGTACGTTGAAAGCGTTCAGTGTCGCCGACACACCGAGGTAGGTACTCGCCAAAGTGACCATGTCGACGACACCGGCCCGACCGAACGCCGCCTCGGCTGCTTGGTAGGTTGCCTCGCTCACCCGATAGGTCGAAATGAGCTCCTGCACGAACTGCGCAGCAACCAGTTCGTCTCCGGTCAGACCGACCGGAGGCTGACCACTGGCCAGCGACACGACGGCGTCCTCGGGCACACCAACCATGCGGGCGACGAGTTCATGAGCGTACAGCTCATAGGACGACCCCCACTTGCCTCCGACCGAGAGGATCACGATCTCCTTGACCCGAGGGGACAAGACCGACGAGGAGAATGTATTGCCGACATTGAAGATCGCCTCACCGACGACCGGGTTGTACAGGTAAGCGTTCAGCGGGCCCAACAACAGCCCGTTGACATCCTCCAACTGAATTCCGGTCGCCTGCTGAATCGGCAGCCCCAGCCGCTTCATCAATGCTGCCAGCGCCGCCTGTGCGGGAGTGGCGGAGTTCAGGTCGATCAACGGCAACCGTCCGCCGAGTCCGCCGTTTCCGCCCAGACCACCACCGGCGCCGGCCAACGCACTCGCACCGTTGGCTCCGTTTGAGCCGACGCGGCCGAACATGCTGCGCGTGCCACCAACGCCACCGAGCCCCGCAAAACCGGCCGCACCGCCGAAGCCGCCGGTGCCACCGACACCGGCACTGTCGGTGAGTTGGCCGCCGGCCAGCGTGACCACGGTGGCTCCCCCGGTGCCACCGAATCCACCGGCACCACCGATACCGGCCGCACCACCGGAGCCGCCGTTACCACCGTCACCGGCCAACAGACCGGCGTTTCCGCCGGAACCACCGGCACCCCCCGTGCCTCCGCTACCGCCGTCACCACCTGGACCACCGTCCTCTTCAACGCTCGACGCAGTGATGCCGTGCGCTCCGGCACCACCAGCACCCCCGGCACCGCCGTCCCCTCCTCGTCCACCCCAACCGAACAACAGGCCGGCACGGCCACCGGAACCGCCATCACCACCGACTCCGCCGTTACCACCGCGGCCATTGTTCGTACCGGACTCGCCCGCAACTCCTGTGAGCCCGCTGCCACCGTCGCCGCCTCGACCGCCGTTACCGCCCAAGAGTCCAGCGTTGCCGCCGCGTCCTCCCCCTGCACCGAGACCACCAGCACCACCATCACCGCCGTTGCCCCACAACAACCCTCCGGCGCCGCCCCGTCCGCCGTCCACACCCGCGACGGTGCTCGACCAACCGGCGCCACCGTTGCCCAGCAGCCAGCCGCCGCCGACACCGTTCGGGTTGGCCTGTGTCCCAGCGGCTCCGTTACAGATCAGGCCGCAACGCCCACCAAACGCCGCCGACCACGGCACCGCCCCCCGTGCGGTCAACGATTCGTCGGCTGCTCGCGCCGCGCCGAACACGAAGGCAGGTGCGCCGGCCGGTGGCGTGATCGGTAGCGCCGGATCCGACCCAGCCGAATCCGCTGCCGATTGCGAAGTCGCACGCGCGATGCTCAGCTCGACCGGCCCCTGCTGCGCAGACACTCTCGCCGCGGCGGGCTCTGCGCGCGAGACCTTGTCATCGCTCTCATTACTGACTTCGCGCTTGTTATCAACTCGCTTGTTGTCAACGCGCTTGCCGTCAACGCGCTTGCTGACACCCCGCTTCTTCTCAGCGCCCTTGTCGCCACTGCTCTTTTCACTATCGTCAGCGGTTCGATCTCGGTCCGCGCGGTCACCGGTTGCCACGCTGCGGCGGCCGCGACCGGTGTCGTCAGAACGGTCGCCACGATCGGTACCGGATGTTGGTCGCGACGAATCAGATTGGGATGAACCACGACCCGACGACGAACCACCCGACGAATCCGACCGAGAAGACCCACGACCCGACGACGAACCACCCGACGAATCCGACCCACCCGACGACGTGTCCGCCGCGGCGATGCCGTGCCCGGTCGTCAGGGCGAGGCCCATTCCCGCGGCGACCACACCGACACGCAGCCATTGACTCCAGGTTTCAGGTATCAGAAGCCAAGTTCTGGATGTCGACGCAAGCGGTCTGCTCGCCGGACTGCGAACCACCGAGGAGGCCGGGTGATCTCCGCCGGGATGCTCACACAAGTGGCGGGATTGGTGCCCGTTCCGCGTGGAATCGCATTGATCCAGCTCACTCGTGGGCCCAGGATTCGTAGACATGGCTCTCAACTCCTTGCTGGAACAACACCCTCATTGGTGTTGTGCGCGTCACAATTGACGGCTCTGCCGTTTATAGCCAACGGTTTCGGAGAGGGTCAAGGTCCTGCAGAGGTTACGAACGGGTACCGGTTGTGCCAGTCTCGGCATCCTCGTCCGACCGAAACACCCTCATGTCCAGAGGATTCCAGATGAATCGAGCGACGACCCGATCACGAGGAAGCGCGCGGAGGCGGCCGGAAGAAGACGGCCAGCTGGACAAAGCTGCCGACAATTCCCAGTGTCGCCGCAATCGCTAGGGCCGCCCATCCATGCAGCAGCGACCACAAGGCGGTATCGCGAAACACCATATAGTCCAGGCTGAGTCGGCCGGCCCCAGTACCTGCTACGGACAAAGCGCCGACCGCCAGCACCAGGTTGTACTCCCAGCCATCCTTGGTGACGAAGAATCCGTTGCCACGGTGGACGGTCCACACCGCCACCACCATCAACGACACGAATCCGGCAGCCGCCAGCGGCATCAGGAATCCGACCGCCAGGCACACCCCGGCGGCGATCTCGGCGCCCGCGGCGACTCGCGCATGAAAAGCACCGGGCGACATGCCGATGCTGTCGAACCACCGGGCGGTGCCCGCAATGCCACCGGGACCGAAGAGCTTGTTACAGCCGTGCGCGGCCATCGTTAGCCCGAGAACCGCCCGCAGTAGCAAGAGCGCCACCTCGTAGCCGGACACATCACCAGAAACGGTCATATGCATGTCCTTTCACGCGGAACGTTGCTCGACGGAAGTCGGGACTGGCAGCTTCAGCGACGAGGCCATCGACTCCAGCTCACGCTTGACTGCAGCCTCAACTTTGGCTCGATTCACAGCCGAAAGCAGCGCCAAGTCCTCGGATCGCAATGAGTCCCGCTGGGCTTCCATCTTTTTGACGATCCGGTTGAAACGCCGGTTCAATTGAGGCAGGCTCATCCCGAAGCGCGGCAGCACCTCATCCTCAGGCGGTCCACCGAATGGCTGCCAGCGCAGCATGTATTGCACGATCCTCCGGTCGAACCAGTCCATAGTCACGCCTACCCTCCGTCGCTCGATCTCAATCCCGCGCATTGCACCAAAAGCACCAATTATGTTGGTAATTAAGATTTCACGGCTACGACGACGAACAGTCAACAGGCCGGACGGGTAGGTCTGACACCATCACTCGGCCGACGGGTCGCCCGCCTCCGGTCCCTCACCGATCAATTCGGCGCCAGGGGCCCGAGGCAAGGCGGTCCAGCGCATCGGGACATGGTGTGAACCCGGCGCCGGGACCGGAATCTACATGGATTGTCCCGTCAGCGGAGAACGACAGCTGCTGGGATACCAGCTGATCGAACCAGGGCACGTACTCCAGCCACACGTCATCCTGACGAAGCGTCGCCAGCAGCTGTGCCGATACATGCGGATACAGATGTGGCAGCATCGTGGCGCCGGATTCACGGACTTTCTCAGCGATGTGGAGCCATGCCCATAGTCCCCCGAGACGTTCGGGTTCTCCGACGATGTAGGGCACGCCGGCGCCGACGAGTTGATCGACATCGGCCGGGGCGAACAAAGTCTCGCCGCTGGCGATGGGGATGGGGCACCGCTCCGCGAGATCACGGTAACCAGCCATGTCGCCGTGCGGTAGTGGATCCTCGATCCAGTTGATTACGAACGGCTCGAAACGTTCGGCGGCACGCAGCGCGGTTTCCGCGTTGTCCCACCGTTGCAGGGCATCGACCATGATCACCGCATCCGCAGGAAGACAGTCTCGGACCGCATGAATCCGGTCCACATCCTCGTCGAGGTCCGGCTTGCCGACCAGCATCTTCATTGCGCGGACACCGCGCGCGCACATGCTTGTCGCTTCTGCCACCAACTCGTCGATGCTCGATTGCAGCATCAGCCCCGTCTGGTACAGCTGCACCCGATCACGCCGTCGCCCGATCAGGTCGGCTAAACCGACACCGCGACGCCGGCAGACCAGGTCCTCGGCGGCCATCCGAAGGCCGGAAGATGCGAACGCCATCACACCGTGCTCCCCGATGAATCTCGTCGCAGCCCGGATACCAGCGTCGAGTTCCGCCAGATTGGACCCAGGTGCCACCTCTGCGCACAGATGGCTCAGCCCGACCCCGACCAGCGCGGCCTGGGCTTGCTGCTGAAACCAGAGTAGTGAAAAGCCCTGGAAGCCTTCACGGTCGGTCAACCTGAGCACCACGACCGGCATGTCCGTCGGCGTCAGCCGGCCGTTCGGTAGTCGAAACGGACGAATACCGGTGGGAATACCCAGGTATCGCACCTCGACGCACTCGATACAGATATCTGTCATGTTGGCGGTGGCAAGCACATCGAGCGCGTCCACCTCAGCTGCCACCCATCGGTCGATCATCTGCGCGGGGTGCCTCCGTTCTTCATGTCCTGCACCTTCACCTACCGCAGAAGCTAGTCCGACCGGATAAACAATGGGTGGTTGCATTGACACCCCCGCACAAAACAGGGCACTGTCACCACCACTTAGCCTCCTTGACCGTCCCGGCGGCAACGATGAAGCTTGGGATACACCGCCGCAGCTGCCTGAATCATCTGTTCTGACAATGGGAAATTGTTAGCGCCCAGGATGTTTCGGAGACGAATGACTAGCGGTGCTCACGTCACAACGTCGACTTGTAAGGCGGTCAGCAATGTCAGCTCGTGGACAAGCACTGGGTTCCCGTCAGCGCGACACGATCTACATCGGCGGCCAGTGGGTGGCATCGACCGGCACCCGCCGGGACATCGTCTCACCGGCCACCGTCGAGGTCATCGGATACGCGCCGGACGGGACAGCCGCCGATATGGATCGTGCGGTCACGACCGCACGCAAGACCTTCGACGACGGTGGATGGTCGGGGCTACCGATCACCGATCGCGCCCGCTATCTGCGCCGTGCCGGTGAGATCTACGCCGAGCATTCCAACGAGATCGCCGAGCTCATCACCGCAGAGATGGGCAGTCCGATCACCTTCTCGCGTAATGCTCAAGGCCCCATAGCGCAACATGTTCTCGCGTATTTCACCGCACTGGGTGACCGCTTCGAGGTCGAACAGCAACGCACGGAGCTCAGCGCCCCGGTATCGGTGATCCATGATCCGTCCGGTGTGGTGGCCGCCATCGCTCCCTGGAACTATCCGCAGGCATTGTTGCTGATGAAGATCGCGCCCGCCTTGGTAGCCGGCTGCACGGTGGTGGCCAAGCCATCTCCCGAAACCGCACTCGACGGATTGCTGCTGGCCCAGATCTTCGACGAGGCCGGGCTGCCGCCGGGGGTGCTCAACGTCGTGCCCGCAGACCGAGAGGCCGGCGAACACCTGATCAGCCATCCAGGTGTGGATCGGGTGGCCTTCACCGGATCCACCGAGGCGGGTCGACGCGTCGCCGAGATCTGTGGTCGCGACCTGCGGCGCTGCACGCTGGAGCTGGGCGGTAAGTCCGCCGCGTTGGTTCTCGACGACGCCGATATCGCCCTCACAGTCGCGGGCCTGCGCGATGCAGCCTTTCGGAACAGCGGCCAGACCTGCACAAATCAGACCCGAATTCTGGTTCCACACAGTCGAATCGACGAGTTCACCGACGCCTTCTGCGACATGGTGTCGTCGATGGTGGTCGGCGATCCGACCGATCCAGCCACCGAGATCGGCCCACTCGTGTCGCAGCGTCAGCGCGAGCGCGTTGAGGGTTATGTCGCCATCGGGCAGGCGGAGGGCGCCAAGCTGGTTCTGGGCGGTGGCCGGCCGGCCGGCCTCGACACCGGTTGGTACGTGGAGCCGGCTGTGTTCACCGGGGCCGATAACGGTATGCGCATCGCCAGGGAGGAGGTCTTCGGCCCCGTGGTCTGCCTCATCCCCTATACCGATGATGAGGAGGGACTGGCCATCGCCAACGACTCCGAATACGGCCTAGCCGGAAGCATCTGGGGTACCGACGTCGACCGCGCGACTGCGCTGGCCAAGCGCGTGCGGGCCGGCATGATCCTCGTCAATGGCGCCGGCGCCAGCTTCGACGGGCCGTTCGGCGGGTTCGGTCAGAGCGGTATCGGCCGGGAATGCGGTATCGAAGGCCTGCTGGCCTACACCGAACCCAAACAAGTTCCCCTGTTCTAATCC includes these proteins:
- a CDS encoding SDR family NAD(P)-dependent oxidoreductase, whose product is MFFSEDYNGASCPERADIALVTGSAGGIGSAIVAELKRRGMIVIGADRTPAGSGSEDHFLSTDLAEVEADSLITASTDACGTAPHVLVNCAGVSIDAPAETLNRQQLERVLAINLIAPIELSIAAGRRMLEDGYGRIVNITSIHGRAGAIGCLPYDASKAGLDNATRTLAAEWSRRGVLVNAVAPGFVRTAMCTDERLSQPWFTEGYVANGRLPLGRAAQPEEIAKPVAWLSSRENTYVTGQVIYADGGLYSTF
- a CDS encoding carboxymuconolactone decarboxylase family protein — translated: MSAQQGPVELSIARATSQSAADSAGSDPALPITPPAGAPAFVFGAARAADESLTARGAVPWSAAFGGRCGLICNGAAGTQANPNGVGGGWLLGNGGAGWSSTVAGVDGGRGGAGGLLWGNGGDGGAGGLGAGGGRGGNAGLLGGNGGRGGDGGSGLTGVAGESGTNNGRGGNGGVGGDGGSGGRAGLLFGWGGRGGDGGAGGAGGAGAHGITASSVEEDGGPGGDGGSGGTGGAGGSGGNAGLLAGDGGNGGSGGAAGIGGAGGFGGTGGATVVTLAGGQLTDSAGVGGTGGFGGAAGFAGLGGVGGTRSMFGRVGSNGANGASALAGAGGGLGGNGGLGGRLPLIDLNSATPAQAALAALMKRLGLPIQQATGIQLEDVNGLLLGPLNAYLYNPVVGEAIFNVGNTFSSSVLSPRVKEIVILSVGGKWGSSYELYAHELVARMVGVPEDAVVSLASGQPPVGLTGDELVAAQFVQELISTYRVSEATYQAAEAAFGRAGVVDMVTLASTYLGVSATLNAFNVRGPNPAAPAVLPTPAPATPPSPDGPNGLGGRLPLLDLATATPAQLELAARIKALALPIQQATGIELVTPDGHLIGPLNAYLYNPVIGGAQFDVGNTFASSTLSARVKEVVILSVGGLWGSDYEVWSHSKVARLAGLPEEAIVSLGSGQAPVGLSGDELIAAQFVQELVSTYRVSDELYYAAEAAFGREGLVDLVNLASTYLGASAVLNAFEIPVPQESPVTV
- a CDS encoding DoxX family protein, with translation MTVSGDVSGYEVALLLLRAVLGLTMAAHGCNKLFGPGGIAGTARWFDSIGMSPGAFHARVAAGAEIAAGVCLAVGFLMPLAAAGFVSLMVVAVWTVHRGNGFFVTKDGWEYNLVLAVGALSVAGTGAGRLSLDYMVFRDTALWSLLHGWAALAIAATLGIVGSFVQLAVFFRPPPRASS
- a CDS encoding mandelate racemase/muconate lactonizing enzyme family protein, with protein sequence MPPGRSRRLSGGDSALFCAGVSMQPPIVYPVGLASAVGEGAGHEERRHPAQMIDRWVAAEVDALDVLATANMTDICIECVEVRYLGIPTGIRPFRLPNGRLTPTDMPVVVLRLTDREGFQGFSLLWFQQQAQAALVGVGLSHLCAEVAPGSNLAELDAGIRAATRFIGEHGVMAFASSGLRMAAEDLVCRRRGVGLADLIGRRRDRVQLYQTGLMLQSSIDELVAEATSMCARGVRAMKMLVGKPDLDEDVDRIHAVRDCLPADAVIMVDALQRWDNAETALRAAERFEPFVINWIEDPLPHGDMAGYRDLAERCPIPIASGETLFAPADVDQLVGAGVPYIVGEPERLGGLWAWLHIAEKVRESGATMLPHLYPHVSAQLLATLRQDDVWLEYVPWFDQLVSQQLSFSADGTIHVDSGPGAGFTPCPDALDRLASGPWRRIDR
- a CDS encoding aldehyde dehydrogenase — translated: MSARGQALGSRQRDTIYIGGQWVASTGTRRDIVSPATVEVIGYAPDGTAADMDRAVTTARKTFDDGGWSGLPITDRARYLRRAGEIYAEHSNEIAELITAEMGSPITFSRNAQGPIAQHVLAYFTALGDRFEVEQQRTELSAPVSVIHDPSGVVAAIAPWNYPQALLLMKIAPALVAGCTVVAKPSPETALDGLLLAQIFDEAGLPPGVLNVVPADREAGEHLISHPGVDRVAFTGSTEAGRRVAEICGRDLRRCTLELGGKSAALVLDDADIALTVAGLRDAAFRNSGQTCTNQTRILVPHSRIDEFTDAFCDMVSSMVVGDPTDPATEIGPLVSQRQRERVEGYVAIGQAEGAKLVLGGGRPAGLDTGWYVEPAVFTGADNGMRIAREEVFGPVVCLIPYTDDEEGLAIANDSEYGLAGSIWGTDVDRATALAKRVRAGMILVNGAGASFDGPFGGFGQSGIGRECGIEGLLAYTEPKQVPLF